One segment of Paraburkholderia caribensis DNA contains the following:
- a CDS encoding exodeoxyribonuclease VII small subunit, producing the protein MAKTASTDTAGLSPTGTEGSDNSPLPESYEAALAELEGLVGRMEGGSLNLEESLAAYRRGAVLVAFCQQQLEKVEQQVRVLDGETLKPLPVNTAGTTAADSGDDL; encoded by the coding sequence ATGGCGAAGACGGCTTCCACCGATACGGCTGGTTTGTCCCCCACCGGGACCGAAGGTTCCGACAATTCACCGCTGCCCGAGAGCTACGAGGCGGCGCTGGCGGAACTGGAGGGGCTCGTCGGGCGCATGGAGGGCGGCAGCCTCAATCTGGAAGAGTCGCTGGCGGCTTACCGGCGCGGCGCCGTGCTCGTGGCGTTCTGTCAGCAACAACTCGAAAAGGTGGAGCAGCAGGTGCGCGTCCTCGATGGCGAAACGCTCAAGCCGCTTCCCGTGAACACAGCAGGTACAACCGCTGCCGACAGCGGAGACGATCTATGA
- a CDS encoding sulfurtransferase, with protein MPHTHYTTLISASNLAERLAAAPGSVFIVDCRFDLADTDSGEKAYAAGHLPQAHYLHLDRDLSGPKTGSNGRHPLPDRQKLVDRLAALGLKQGQQVVAYDAQGGMYAARLWWLLRWLGHDSAALLDGGLQAWEAAGHPLTQDAPPQTSGDFKAGAPLAVTVDAQAVERNIGTKERVVIDARAADRYRGENETLDRVGGHIPGARNRFFKDNLTADGRFKSAHTLRDDFNAVIPAGVSAEHVVLQCGSGVTACHNALAMEIAGLHGAALYPGSWSEWSSDTSRPVATGPNP; from the coding sequence ATGCCACACACTCACTACACCACGCTGATCTCCGCAAGCAATCTCGCCGAACGTCTGGCCGCCGCGCCGGGCAGCGTGTTCATCGTCGATTGCCGTTTCGACCTCGCCGATACCGACTCTGGCGAAAAAGCCTACGCGGCGGGTCATCTGCCGCAAGCGCACTACCTGCATCTCGACCGCGATCTGTCCGGGCCGAAGACGGGCAGCAACGGACGTCATCCGTTGCCGGACCGTCAGAAGCTGGTCGACCGGCTCGCCGCGCTCGGCCTCAAACAAGGCCAGCAAGTGGTCGCGTACGACGCGCAAGGCGGCATGTACGCCGCGCGTCTGTGGTGGCTGCTGCGCTGGCTGGGTCACGATTCCGCCGCGCTGCTCGACGGCGGGCTGCAGGCGTGGGAAGCCGCCGGCCACCCGCTGACACAGGACGCGCCGCCGCAGACGAGCGGCGACTTCAAGGCGGGCGCACCGCTGGCCGTGACCGTGGATGCGCAAGCCGTGGAACGCAACATCGGCACGAAGGAACGCGTGGTGATCGACGCGCGCGCGGCTGACCGTTATCGCGGCGAGAACGAAACGCTGGATCGCGTGGGCGGCCACATTCCGGGCGCGCGCAACCGCTTCTTCAAGGACAACCTGACGGCAGACGGGCGCTTCAAGTCCGCACACACGCTGCGCGACGACTTCAACGCGGTGATTCCCGCGGGCGTGTCCGCCGAGCATGTGGTGCTGCAATGCGGCTCGGGCGTCACCGCTTGCCACAACGCGCTGGCGATGGAAATCGCCGGGCTGCATGGCGCGGCGCTGTACCCCGGATCGTGGAGCGAATGGAGTTCGGATACGTCGCGGCCTGTGGCGACGGGACCGAATCCGTAA
- a CDS encoding NAD(P)/FAD-dependent oxidoreductase: MHRFVVVGGGAGGLELATRLGDRYARRKSGGEPRAQVTLVDRYPTHIWKPLLHEVAAGSMDPFTQELEYAAQARWHGFEFQQGELVGLDRTAKSIRLGRVLDDDGAELLPERVLEYDTLVIAIGSTTHFFGVQGAPEYSLALDTVQQAERFRKRLIAACMRAEHQAHEPVETNPGTTSTEPRIQVAIVGGGATGVELSAELRNTAQVLSAYGLHKLDPRHDVGIVLIEAGPRILPALQERVSTATSELLQKLGVKLMVGETVAEVAPGVVRTASGKTVRADLTVWAAGIKAPPVLSQLDGLPVNRLGQLEVRPTLQTMIDDNVFALGDCAACAWPGNERNVPPRAQAAHQQASFLLRALGNRLEGRPLPEFTYRDFGSLVSLGHFSAVGNLMGGVIGGNMLIEGLFARFMYMSLYRLHIAALHGYARMVLDTFAHWLRRTTLPRVKLH; this comes from the coding sequence ATGCATCGTTTTGTCGTCGTAGGTGGAGGCGCGGGAGGCCTGGAGCTGGCGACGCGGCTCGGCGATCGCTATGCGCGCAGAAAGAGCGGCGGTGAGCCGCGCGCGCAGGTTACGCTGGTCGATCGTTATCCGACCCATATCTGGAAGCCACTGCTGCACGAGGTGGCGGCGGGCAGCATGGACCCGTTCACGCAAGAGCTGGAGTACGCCGCGCAGGCGCGCTGGCACGGCTTCGAATTTCAACAGGGTGAACTGGTGGGCCTCGACCGCACGGCGAAGTCCATCCGGCTTGGCCGCGTGCTCGACGACGACGGCGCCGAACTGCTCCCCGAACGGGTTCTGGAATACGACACGCTCGTCATCGCGATCGGCAGTACGACGCACTTCTTCGGCGTGCAGGGCGCGCCCGAATATTCACTCGCACTCGATACCGTTCAGCAGGCCGAGCGGTTCCGCAAGCGTCTGATCGCCGCCTGCATGCGGGCCGAGCATCAGGCGCACGAACCTGTTGAAACGAATCCCGGCACGACGTCGACGGAACCGCGCATCCAGGTCGCGATTGTCGGCGGCGGCGCGACGGGTGTCGAATTGTCGGCGGAACTGCGCAATACGGCGCAGGTGCTGTCGGCCTATGGGCTGCACAAGCTCGATCCACGCCACGATGTCGGCATTGTGCTGATCGAGGCCGGGCCGCGCATTCTGCCGGCGCTTCAGGAACGCGTATCGACGGCCACGTCCGAGCTGCTGCAAAAGCTCGGCGTGAAGCTGATGGTCGGCGAGACGGTCGCGGAAGTCGCGCCGGGCGTCGTGCGCACCGCGAGCGGCAAGACAGTGCGCGCCGATCTGACCGTGTGGGCGGCGGGCATCAAGGCGCCGCCCGTGCTGAGCCAGCTCGACGGCCTGCCCGTGAACAGGCTCGGTCAGCTCGAAGTGCGTCCCACGCTGCAGACCATGATCGACGACAACGTGTTCGCGTTAGGCGATTGTGCCGCGTGTGCGTGGCCGGGCAACGAACGCAACGTGCCGCCGCGCGCGCAGGCCGCGCACCAGCAGGCAAGCTTCCTGCTGCGGGCGCTCGGCAACCGGCTCGAAGGCCGGCCGCTGCCGGAGTTCACGTATCGCGACTTCGGCTCGCTGGTGTCGCTCGGGCACTTCAGCGCCGTGGGCAATCTGATGGGCGGCGTGATCGGCGGCAACATGCTGATCGAAGGGCTGTTCGCGCGCTTCATGTATATGTCGTTGTACCGGCTGCATATCGCCGCGCTGCACGGCTATGCGCGCATGGTGCTGGATACCTTCGCGCACTGGCTGCGGCGCACGACGCTGCCGCGCGTCAAGCTGCACTGA
- a CDS encoding aromatic ring-hydroxylating oxygenase subunit alpha produces the protein MSNLSNALQLKAIHSQLPVTAYFDQALHERELETLFKKGPRYVGHELMVPEAGNYFALPSEREGRVLVRNQQSQIELLSNVCRHRQAIMLNGRGQTENIVCPLHRWTYDLNGQLLGAPHFADNPCLNLGATPLQSWNGLLFETQGRDVAKDLARLGTAKHFDFTDYMFDHVEVHECNYNWKTFIEVYLEDYHVVPFHPGLGSFVNCDDLKWEFGDWYSVQTVGVHNELARPGSPTYRKWHDEVLRYRDGKMPEFGAIWMVYYPGIMVEWYPHVLVVSWLIPRGPQKTTNVVEFYYPEEIALFERDFVEAERAAYMETAREDDEIAERMDAGRRALLERGESQVGPYQSPMEDGMQHFHEFLRRELGTV, from the coding sequence ATGTCCAATCTGAGCAATGCATTGCAGCTCAAGGCTATCCACAGCCAGCTGCCAGTCACGGCTTACTTTGACCAGGCGCTCCACGAGCGCGAACTCGAAACCCTTTTCAAGAAAGGTCCTCGCTACGTCGGGCACGAACTCATGGTTCCCGAAGCGGGTAACTATTTCGCCTTGCCCAGCGAACGCGAGGGGCGCGTGCTCGTCCGCAACCAGCAGTCGCAGATCGAACTGCTGTCGAACGTGTGCCGCCACCGTCAGGCGATCATGCTGAACGGCCGCGGGCAGACGGAGAACATCGTCTGTCCCCTGCACCGCTGGACCTACGACCTGAACGGTCAGTTGCTCGGCGCGCCGCATTTCGCCGACAACCCCTGCCTGAATCTCGGCGCCACTCCGCTGCAAAGCTGGAACGGCCTGCTGTTCGAAACGCAGGGCCGCGACGTCGCGAAAGACCTCGCGCGCCTCGGCACGGCAAAGCACTTCGACTTCACGGACTACATGTTCGATCACGTCGAAGTGCACGAGTGCAACTACAACTGGAAGACCTTCATCGAGGTCTATCTCGAGGACTATCACGTCGTGCCGTTCCATCCGGGCCTCGGCAGCTTCGTCAACTGCGACGATCTGAAGTGGGAGTTCGGCGACTGGTACAGCGTGCAGACGGTCGGCGTGCACAACGAGCTCGCGCGTCCGGGCAGCCCGACGTATCGCAAGTGGCACGACGAAGTGCTGCGCTACCGCGACGGCAAGATGCCCGAGTTCGGTGCGATCTGGATGGTGTACTACCCGGGCATCATGGTCGAGTGGTATCCGCATGTGCTCGTCGTGTCGTGGCTGATCCCGCGCGGTCCGCAGAAAACGACCAACGTCGTCGAGTTCTATTACCCTGAGGAAATCGCGCTGTTCGAGCGCGACTTCGTCGAAGCGGAGCGCGCCGCGTACATGGAAACGGCGCGCGAAGACGACGAAATCGCCGAACGCATGGACGCCGGCCGCCGCGCGCTGCTGGAGCGAGGCGAATCGCAGGTCGGTCCGTATCAGAGCCCGATGGAAGACGGCATGCAGCACTTCCACGAGTTCCTGCGCCGCGAACTCGGCACGGTCTGA
- a CDS encoding dienelactone hydrolase family protein — MLKPEVDSLVPHVPFDRRTFIKAALGTGFAACVLPVSAQTIHTDSEGLEAGEVSIKSGDTMVPAYRAQPKGKTHLPVIIVVHEIFGVHEHIADVCRRFAKQGYLAIAPDLYKRQGDPTQYPSMQQLNEQLVSKVPDSQVLADLDATFKWAGEHGGDVNKVGINGFCWGGRIAWLYAEHNPRLKAAVAWYGRVAGNQTPMTPANPIDRVSDLQVPVLGLYGRQDQSIPQESLDKMKQAIAQGPQAGRGSEFVVYDDAGHAFFADYRPSYKQADAEDGWRRTLAWFKAHGVG, encoded by the coding sequence ATGTTGAAGCCAGAAGTCGACAGTCTCGTTCCGCATGTTCCCTTCGACCGGCGCACCTTCATCAAGGCGGCGCTCGGCACGGGCTTCGCGGCATGCGTGCTGCCCGTGTCCGCGCAGACTATCCATACGGACAGTGAGGGTCTGGAGGCGGGCGAAGTCAGCATCAAATCGGGCGATACGATGGTGCCCGCCTATCGCGCACAGCCCAAGGGCAAGACGCATTTGCCCGTGATCATCGTGGTTCATGAGATTTTCGGCGTGCACGAGCATATCGCCGACGTCTGCCGGCGCTTCGCGAAGCAGGGCTATCTGGCCATCGCGCCTGATCTTTATAAGCGCCAGGGCGATCCGACCCAATACCCGTCGATGCAGCAGCTCAACGAGCAACTCGTCAGCAAGGTGCCCGACTCGCAGGTGCTCGCCGATCTCGACGCGACCTTCAAATGGGCAGGCGAGCATGGCGGCGATGTGAACAAGGTGGGGATCAACGGCTTCTGCTGGGGCGGGCGCATTGCGTGGTTGTATGCGGAGCACAATCCGCGGCTGAAGGCGGCGGTTGCGTGGTATGGGCGTGTGGCCGGCAACCAGACGCCGATGACGCCAGCCAACCCGATCGACCGCGTGTCCGATCTGCAGGTGCCCGTGCTGGGGTTGTACGGCCGGCAGGACCAGAGCATCCCGCAGGAGTCGCTCGACAAGATGAAGCAGGCGATCGCGCAGGGGCCGCAGGCGGGGCGCGGCTCGGAGTTTGTCGTCTATGACGACGCGGGGCATGCGTTCTTTGCGGATTATCGGCCGAGCTACAAGCAAGCCGACGCCGAAGACGGTTGGCGCCGCACGCTTGCATGGTTCAAGGCGCACGGAGTGGGTTGA